The following proteins are co-located in the Oncorhynchus gorbuscha isolate QuinsamMale2020 ecotype Even-year unplaced genomic scaffold, OgorEven_v1.0 Un_scaffold_2577, whole genome shotgun sequence genome:
- the LOC124026089 gene encoding zinc finger protein 91-like yields MAVTSRKAEEEDEVTGYLGPVSQTHLKASNGNDELSHKMVLGNRSLINTRERDDDRGSSGEPQQHHEAEEAEESFSTSEHLKKQKRKHTGKKPHRCSDCNQIVTTTKLLSL; encoded by the exons atggctgTCACATCCAGAAAGGCGGAGGAAGAAGATGAGGTTACGGGatatctgggcccggtttcccaaacaCATCTTAAGGCATCCAATGGTAACGATGAACTTAGCCATAAAATGGTTTTGGGAAACCGGTCCCTGATTAAcacta gagagcgAGATGACgatcgtggatcctctggggagcctcaacaacatcatgaagctgaagaggcagaggagagttTTTCCACATCAGAACATCTCAAGAAACAGAAGCGGAAACACACAGGGAAGAAACCTCACCGCtgttctgact GTAACCAGATCGTGACTACAACTAAGTTACTAAGTCTTTAA